In the genome of Arachis stenosperma cultivar V10309 chromosome 6, arast.V10309.gnm1.PFL2, whole genome shotgun sequence, the window AACGCTAACGTGGATAGCTGAAACTATAAAAAATACATCGATTATTGTCGAATTTACCGTTGAATTTAGCATCACGAGTTACTGGTGGCTTTACCGACGGATTTATGGAGGATTTGTGATAAAATTTGTTACTTCAAATAGTTACCAGCGGATTAACTTTTTCGATGGTAAATTCGTGGGTAATACTTTGCGAAAATGGGAGGGAATAGGCGCGAACTTTAGCATTAGATTTATCGTCAGTAAAATTCGATGGTAAGGCATTTTAGATAAACATTGCGTTTTGGTGACACACAAGGAGTTACCATCGAATTTACGGTAAATCCAACAGTAATCACTCCTAAAATTGACAGCGTGAacactttctctctctctctctctctctctctctctctctctctctctctctctctctctctctctctctctctctctctcccattCTTGCCACTTCCGCTCCAGCCCTACCGCCGCCGCTCTAGCTCCGGTCTCTCACTACAGCTCTGATAGAAACCAGCCAAATTTCCATTGCTGCACCGCATCACACTGTCCAGCACTACCGCCGTTGCATCTCCCTCCATCATTATCAGGTTCCATGCATCTTCTtcttatataaattataatttaaaatttatttacatGTTAATTTATGAATTAGTTATATGTTAATTTAGGAATTTAGGATTTGATTATTATATGTTAATTTAGGGTTAACTTAATGTAATATTTGCGTTTTGGTTATCATATGGTAATTTAGGTTTTATTCTTGGTTATTATAAAATAGAATTTGTGTTGATTATTCCGATTATTAAAATTCGTTTGATGATGTAAACaataaattatatgatttaGTGTTTGTTTATTTTACAAAGTTAAATTGCTTTGAATATCTATTAAATGTACTGTGCATTTGAGTTTATTAgtaaaaattattgaattttctTGGTGGGTGGATTAGGATTTCAACTCTTGTATGttggtttggatggatatttgGTTTGGATGGAACCCTTGAGGAGTAGAGAAATCTGAATTTTAAGGGAGATTctgttaaaatttttataagattttgagtgtaattgaaaaattaaaattatatttttgaaagtCTTATAATTATGTTTAGAGTTGATAGAATTTGTGTTAATTCTGACATGAATTGGTTCCTCCTTAAACTTCTTATTTTAAGTATTTTGGGTTATTTGTTTTTAAGTATTTGTTATTCATACCTTTCTCATATTTGTTATTTCTTGAGTTTCTtcttatgttattatttattagtgtttgttatgttattaatatgtttactgtattgattatatcaatatGTTTAAAGTTGGTGAATTTAATTGTGTTTTGATTTTAGTGTTAGTAATACATTCGATGTGTAGGCAGATGACAGGTAATAGAGATAGGTCGAGTGGGTCATGTGGTCGTGGTAGAGGGTGGGCTTCCATCGAATCCATAAGGACTGCCCAATCATCATCCTCTACTTTGACTATCCCGTCGACCCTTGTGACGTCACAGGTGGGTCCAGCAGACCAGCAATACATCATGGTCCCAACCCTAAACTACGTGTCTCCTTCTGCTACGCCCCCTACAGATCCAGTCACGATAGAGCCTGCAATGAGTGATTCCTCCAATGCCCCCCCAGCAGGATGTCCCTCCACTACTGTCTATCATCCGGCTAAGGATTTGTCCCGACGGCATGTAGTTATGAGTACATACAAttttttaatcttaaatttATGCATTTCTATGTATTTGTTAATGTTATGTTTTTTCTCTGCTATGTTTGCACCAAACCGTAATACTTACACATAGGAGATCTCTGATATCATTAAGTCGATCTACGACCACCCGTGGTCGACCTACACGCAAATTCCGGATAAGACCAGAGATCGATAGTTTCAGAAGTGGACAGTAAGAACCCAATAATGTTGAATTAATTAACTGTATTTGAATTGTATTTTATTCCAACTAACTAATGTAGGTGAATCATTTATTCtgaaattaaaattcatatAGAATGTGGAGCATAATCTCATGATCAGAAAGATCTACGACCACCAGGCAGCTAAACGTTTTCAGTAGATGATAAACAATATTCATAAGGGGCGGGACTACCTCACGTCGTGGATCCGTCCGCCCATCAAGAAGGATCTGGAGGCCTATTTTAATCATGATAAGGGGTTCAAGCATCGTCGTCTGACGAACGTTGGTAACAGGACTTCACTCAGGTCGTCAAAGTATACGGGTGGGTCGGCAACCTTCATAAAGACAAAGAGCAGACTGGTAAGAATTTTGTCATTGTTTGCTGTTTTAGTAGTTACTTGAATTAGTTGTTTAAtttgttcatttattttattcgttgatatattaatttatagTCTAAGTTATTGGACCTGAGGTGACACTGGTAGAGACCTTCAAGTATACCAGCAGATGCGCATTGGAACTAGCAGCACTGGAGGCAGCAGTACTGCTAGTTCCAACGACAATGCTACTGGTGGGGCACCAACGTCAGCACCTACTTCGCTGCCTCAGCAGGGGAACCACAACAACGACGATTACCGGGATCTTTAGGGGTTTCGTTTTCTAATTTGTCTATTTCATTGTATTCTACTTCTATGATATTTTATTGTTTCAAaccatttatttttaatagaataatttGTTGATTTCTGCTAACAATTTTCTTAACAAGAGTTTTAATTTGACATCTAATTGTGGCTTAActgtacaaaaaaaaataaaaaataaaaaatattaccgTAAGATTTATCGTCGAATAAATCTGACGGTAACTTGGCGCCTAAACACGTAAAATGGCAGCAAAGTTACCGTCAAATTAATTCGACGGTAATCATCAAATCAGTCTCGATATATCCCTTGAAAATACCGATGGAAAATCCTTTGGTAATTAGTATCGGACGAAAAAAATCCACTGGTAAGTGGTTTCCAGCGCCGTTTATACCGTCAACTCCAGGACAATGGTGAATTCGACGGTAATCAgcgtttttcttgtagtgcgaCATCGTTTTTGTTTGATACTCAAATAGTCCAAAAATTATCATAAGTGATATTTATTGGAACTTTTCATCCAAAAGGAAGTATTCCGGCATCATTTTTGAGCTATTTGAGCACCAAAACCAAAACAGCATTATTTTATAAGTTTTAGGATGACATTTGATTGTCTATATCAGTGCTTCATTAACTTTTTGTGTCAGAAATTAACTCATGGACTAATATGAGTTATATTTATAAAGTTTGGAGACTAAAGAGAGACAATTAAAATTCCATAGACTAAATTGAGACTTGCGTGCAAGTTCAGAAATCAAATTAAGTATTAACTCAAAAATATATTATCATACTTGAAAAAAGAAGGATGAAGTATTCATAGCCCATGTAAAAGTGGAGACATATGTCAATAATAATGGTAATATTAGAAATCAATTTAGGTTGTTCTAGTAGTTAAATCACTAGTTTGCTTAAGTAAGTGTcggaaatttaaattttgactTGTGTATAGAGCAATTTATTGACCAATGACAAATTCTTAAATAGAGTTTCGATCTGCGACGAATTATTCTTTAACCCGTGAGCCTGGAATACCGAAAAAAAAAGGTGTAGTGATAATAACATATTGATTGCATTTAAGTCTCAATATAATCTCTTGTTTGATTTGCACAGCTTAGCGACAATAACTATTTTTTAGCTGACGACGAACAACCCACTATGCTCAGCATTATTGTTCCTTTTAGTACGCTAGTTGATTAATTCTCCTTAAAGAAACAATTTTCTAGTTTAGACTTTAGAAATTTACGACGAGGATGTAAAAAATCAATCAAGTTAAAGGGCAAATAACCTAAGAACATAATGACAATTGAATTCAACATATTGCCGTTAGTATGAGATTTGTTTCCATTATTGAATGGTGATTATGGGTTTTATTAGAATATGAAAAAGTATAGGGTACCAACATATTATCTACCAACTTATTGCCAATaatgattaattattatattttaaacacatatataaagagacacatccaaaaatatatttataaagacacttctattaaacacagctataaaaaagatatttttattagacacatccacAAAGACACTTTCATTAAACACACTTATAAATAAGAATTGACAAATGTTGGCAGAAATGTTGTTGGTAACGTATCGGAATTGTTAGAATATTGGGAACCACTTTATTTTTGAGAAAGGGGAGGACGATATGCATCTATGATCTATTCACTAACACACGCTTATATTTATTGGCTTTCACATCAAATGTGAAGCCCGACAGAATAGAATTTccattttgtttctttcttgtgttctttccCATTCCCCTccttaattaaaagaaaaaaaagaaaaaaaaaattggtaggGCGATCCTAGCAAGTTGTTTTATGACTTTATCTTTTCTGTACGGACATTGGTCAAATTGACGTACATAATTATGAAATTCATTACATAAGGTGCATGTTCATCAAAGTGCACCAGCATCAATCAATAATCCTCAGATTGGATCTTCCACTCTTTTAAGTGTTCTTTCTCATTGGAGAAACTTGAATATATGTAGGGGGGACCAGAGCAGAATATTGAAAAGGTGTGTAGCCCAAAGGCGTGTGGTGTAGGGGGTCCTATAAGACAATGAAAACATGATTGTCATCTCAGCTCAGAAACAATAAGATGATGTGGAATGTGGAGTGGGAGAAGGTATTCACATACAACAACCATGATTCACCGCAACAATTATTGTTGTGTCTACTTGtataatcaaattattaagCTAAAGAATGCTTTAGTGGAAGCCGTTTAGGTTGTCAAGAGAGTTTTGTGGATGtactttaatattaaatattaattaattaatgctAGCATTATAGCTTAGCTTAGCCCGCAGGCTAGTGGCCTTCTCTCACattactttttttttcgatATCCTCTGGTCAAGGACTAATCTATTGCGAATCGGAGCTCCATTTAAAGATTTATTACTGGCCAATAGGTTGTTGGATGCACAAAACGTGATTTGAATCCCCGACACTTGCTTTATTACTTAAATGGACTAGTGAGCTAACTATTAGACCAACCCAACTTGATTTCTCTCACATAACTTCATCTCTTTGTTGCCATTTTCTCTCCACTTTTTCTTCTCATATGATTAGCTCTTTCCCTTAGTGTTCTTGGTGGATGCCTTTTTATTTGTTGAGTTACAACAATGTGATTCAGCCCATTGAACATTGAACAGGTGAAAAGAAATTAATCTTGAATAGTAATCCATGGTTGCTAGATAGTAggtacaaaatttaaaatattttcattggtacgatgatatataatatgatCGTTTGACCATATAAATaacatttaatttgtttgtaaAACATACCAATGTCATTCACTTATTATGGTTAGAATAGCATTATAAGTATTTTTGAATAAAGAATCGGGATgattctttatatatatatatatatatatatagatatatatcatatatatatatatatatatataatatatatatagagagagagagagagagagagagagagagagagatgttACACATATCCTTTATAAATACAGTGAGACTTCGTTCACTAAAAAAATTCCCTAGTTATAAATTATAAGTGAAAAAAGTTagaaataaatagaaagaaacGTATCGCAGAATTTGACCTTCAACAACCTTTTTTCGAGAGGTTGGGGAGCTAGGATGGATTGAGTGGTGGGTGAAGGGTTCACAAACTCCAATTCGAAATTCAAACCATGAAGATGTGGTCCAATCATTCTTACATTTACCATCTTGCGGTCTCAAGCACAATCTTCCGACTTATTAGAATCAATACACTCGGAAAGACAGAAGAGGGGAAAAAAGAAGTCTTTTTTTTCCGGTCAGGAGAACAGGTTTATTAGTCTAATGGGTGGAATAAGTTCTTTCATTATCAACAGACCACAATACCCAAAATAAATGGAACTTAAGTTTTAATATTGTCTATCCCACTCGATTCATTTTTAACGAACTGCGTAATGCAAACTTTAATGAACCCAGGCTAGTTCACAATTCGGGAAGTGTTGTCGTTGGAACCCCGGAAACGATTGTTGATTCAACAGAAATCGCATTTCACAAATGAGTAAGAAATATCAAAGATGCGTAACGAATTGaagaataattataaaaatacctACACAAAATTTGCTTTAACATTAAGGTTTACACAAAAATGACCGCAATAATTTGTCCCAATTTGCTCACATGCAGCAGAACAATAATAactgcaagaaaaaaaaaaggggggagcaTTCATTGTTGTACACCATAAACCCAAAACACCGATACAGCACATGTTACTACAAAAAGCCTGGTAGACTACCGCATATGATCATTGGTGCCGCAAAAACGGATGCTGATAAATTCATCAAAACCTTTGTAGCAATTTCCCCTAGCTACTCCACAAATATAGCAGTAGACTCTCGGTAACCAGATAGTACTTGCGCACATCATTCCGGCATAGAATAAGATCCTGAGTAGTAGAAGGAATGCATTGTTAGTTAGACCTAGCACTTGTAGAGTTTGTAGTTATTACGACTACTTATCAACCAAATTGGAAACTGAAGAACAAAAAGTACAATAAAGTTGAGGAAAATGATATGTCGCTAGTTGTTACATACAGATTATGACATGTTTTAGTTTATAGCAACAGAAAATGACGAATGaaaattatttacttattttgCAAATTGATACTCACTTAGCCATTACATGGCAACCTGGACTCAATCCCATAGCATAAATGTCAGTTCAAAAATGGTTTTCCACCTTCCATAAAACAAGTGAACAAATAAAAAGCTCCATCCATCCAACACCATTTTGACTACTATTCATGCGTTCCACTTTCAATTAAGAGGGTATAAGACCATcctgtttttattattttgcttTAGAAATAAATTCTCTACTGCTAGTACAAGAGGTCATGAGAGTTTCCAAGTCATTTGTTTGATCTTTGACCTAACTTAACTTATGAAAATGAGTTATGTTTTCAACTTTTAAATAAACATCTCCTATATGATTATAGTTTAAGGATTCCCTACACCTATACTGTATCACACTCATTCAAGTAGACTTCAAGATACCACGTTAGAATAACATGTAAATGAGAGTAAATTTTGTCTGAATACCCATCATTCTTACCAACAAAAATTCATGTTATTATGACACAAGTGAACTACCAATATCCACCAAACCAAAGGACAAAGATATCTACTGTAATACACAGACAAAATGAATCAAGAAGAATAACAAATATAACAAGTATCACAAGCATTTCTTTAAACTAAACAATATTAGTCATCAGGGatacttttttaattatatttgcaGAAAATTCACCAAAAGCAAACACCGCATATCATAATAAAGGGAAGGTAACTCAAGTACATACTCAAACTATTGTGAGATTGTAGCTGTTGCAAAGCTGAAGTAGAGCTGCTTGATTTGTTGGATCAACAGTTTCATTTATGACCTTGGGGTACCTCCCAGGAGAAAGTGCAGAAAGTCGAGATATTGAAGCAACAAAAAATTCTCTAGAATCTCTTATATCTTTTAGTGGATCCTCTTCCTTCTTCCCAGCATTGTAAAGACGAACAAATGTGGCAGTATAACCCACATTTTCTGTAATATCTGGCATATCAGGTTCCTCCTCAGCCCTATCTTGTTCTGGTCGTGAGAGAAGAGTGACAATGCTGTCCACCATTTTACCCCATGATTCAGCAGCAGCAGGATCCAACAGGACTGGAGACTCACAAATGAGCCTTGTTGAAGCAACAGCAGTCAACTTGAGCTCAATAGAACCGGTGATTAACTTGAGATTAGGTATCCAGAACTGGCTCAAAATCACATTAAATATATTAGGCTGGACAAGATTCATGGTTTCAACAAGATTTGAGGGCCCGTGTTTTATCAGGAAAAGTGACATGAATATTAAAAGGGACTTGATAAGTTTTACTGTCCGCCTTCGTTGGAGCTCTCTGAAAAGAGCAGCCCAAACATGGGAAATATAAGGCTGTATAACATTATACTCGAGACTCTCAATGACAGTATTGAGCACATAAAATCCTTGCTCAGATGTGCTAGAAGATTGTATAAGTGTATCAAATATGCCAAGAACTTTAGTCAGTCTATCACCTTGATTGATTTCATTTGGTGCCTTTTGAAGGAAGGCCTGGAGTAGACGCACAAGGGCAGGAACATTCGGAGCTCTCTTCCAAGAATCAGGTGACAAAAGGATCTCAAATATCTGCATGTAGATTGGTGGAATTGGAGGCCTGTTTAACTCAACAAGCTGAGCAAGCAATTGGAATGTGTATGGGAAAAACTCAGTTACATCATTGGATAAAATTATTTCAAGCCTAGGGAAAAGGCTCGCCTCAAAGACAGATACAAGAGATGGGTCTCTCTCGCTAGCCCGCTTCACAAGAATAGCAACTGATTCAAAGAGATAATGGTTAAAGAtggggtttttaggatttttgcAAACTTCACCAAGAATAAAAGCTAACCCCTCAATGCAAACTCGAGCAACCTCAGCAGATATATCTGCAACCCCAAGAACCCGCATAATGCATTTCATTACATATTGGTTCTCCTCAGACTCTGGTAGCTTCAATGCACTGAAAAGATTGTTCATCAGCATTGGGAAAATCGGATTGATATCTCTGGCTGTATAGCGTGGTCTACTCACCTCATCCTTTACCAACAAGAGTTTTTCAATACAACTTGCAGCATAAGAATGAACAACATTTGACTCTGAAGCAAGAAAACGAACCAAATCTGGGAAAAACTTCAATGCTATTTGCTTTGATATTTGACTGCGGAACATAGTAAAAAATTTGAGTGCACCTGCCTTAAGCATAGGAAACCCATTCACGTCTGGACTCTGCAGCTCAGGGACAATAACGGATTCAAAAAAGCTCTGAACATCAACAAGATCAGTGGACACATAACTAGTTCCAGCCTTCTTGGTTGCAAGAGAAACTACCAAGTATATAGCACAATCCTTATCCTTCCAATTTTCTGCGGGGTTAGCAGCAAAGGAACttaataaattttgtatttGCGCAGAAACAATGCTTCTGACAACGTCCCCATAATGTGTGGCAATCCCCTTAAGTAGCTCACAAGCAATCCTCCTCCTGGTATCAAGATCACTACCTTCCATATCTCTCCTAATAAACTCAATGTAATTCATCTCAAACAGTTCCTCGTCATCATCCCTCAATCTTACATTCGGGATCACAATACACTGGCAAATCTGCGGCACAACTCCTTCACTGGCAAACAAGGTGTGATGAACACTGGTGCTGACAGTGGTCAAAAACTTGATTGCAGTGATGGCAAGCTGATCGCGGCTAGATGACTGGGACACATTTCCCAGCAAAGTCCACACAGCAAGAGCAAACTCATTCAAGTATCCTTGGAACTCCTCCTCATTCTTCTCCATATAAAGATTAATGTTCTCACAAACAGCAGCCCTAAGTTCATCAACAACCGCAACACCATCATTGCCACTACCCTCAAGAGCAGGATAACTAGTGGTAAGATATTTCCTAAACTCAGTCATCCACTCCTTCATATGATCCTCGAAAAATTCAGGGAGCTCCtggaaatttaaagaaaaaaatatccTACAACACAACCTCTGAGACTCAAAGAGGGGTCGCAGGGTCGCAGCATTTCCTCCAGAACTCGCAGCAGCATCAATCAGAGAAGCAGTTTTGAGGAAAATCTCAAGTAAAGGGGCAGCAAAATTATCGAGACAATACTTCAAATCAAGCAAGAGATCATTGGTCTTATACTGAAAACGAAACTTCTTGAAAATAGAATTGGCAGTGCCGAGAATACCGTTAATGGAGGTGTAATCAGAAGCCTGCGAAGCTTTCTGAAGATTGGACACAAGCTCAGGTAGTAGCGCGGGCCACGATTTGGGGAAATCATGCTTCCCGATTACAGCGAGGGCTTCGCTGAGCTGGCTCTGAATCTTCGGTGTGGCGGAGAGCATCAGCGGGACGATTAGGGATTTGATCTGCTCCTTCTCGGGGTCGAGTATTGGGGTGACAGCGGGGGCCCCTCCGTCGTCGGAAGGGGCGGGGGACCACCGACCGCGGAGGTGGTTCTTGAAGTTGACGGCGGCAGCTTGGCGGATCTGGTCATCGATGGAGGACTCAGCAACGAGGCGGAGGACAGCGAGTCCGTAGTTAGGGCGGTTAGAAGCCTCATCAAGTGAGGATTCTGCGTGGCGGCGGGGCTCGGGCGCCGGAGAGAGAGTGTGGAGGAAGCACTCCGATAGGAACTGGAGAGTTTGAGGGTTCCACTCCATTAGGGTTTTTGAGCTGGATGAAGACTGAAGAGTGAGGAGTGAATTTGAAGGTGAAAATCAAAAGTGAGAGAGGGAAACGGAGAAAAGAGAGGGATTTTTGAAGACAATCAATAATCTGCTCTCGCTCTCGCCCTCGCTCTCCCTCTCCCACTCACTCGCATCATAACCTAAGGGATTCTAACTTCCAAAAACAAGAGCAAAAGCGAGAGAGAGTGCGCATGCTTTCTTCCATGGTAATGGGCTTTAGGAGGCCCAAATAGTGATTCTTAAATTGCCAGTGTCCGATAACTGATTACAGGCCCATTGGGCCCATATTCATTCCTTTATTAGTTGGGATCGTCCTATCGTTACAGCTTCAAATGGATCCATTGCCACTTccgaaaagaaaaagaaaatggatCCACTGCCCATTGGATGAATTTAGCGCTTCTCACTTGTCAGTCAGGAATATATGGAGATTTCATGGAATCATGGGTTACTATATATGGAGAGTGGAGACTTCACggattcaataaaaaaaaatattttttgcaCGCTAAAATATAtcctattatataaaaattcggTTTTCGTAGATAGAATTCACATGGgatgtcaaaatattttttaatttattttttaactccAAAATTAATAAGAAGATCAGACAAGTTTATAAACTCTTAGAAACATATCTTTCACAATTTCAgttaaaattgtgatctttggcAGAATAGATTTAGGAACCAATATTAATGACGTAAAGCAATCTCTAAATGAATACATCCATGCATAtatcttaacaaaatataaataaatgaaaaatggAGATTTTAGAAAACATAAACAATATgtcagaagaagaaaagcacTAAAAAGAGTCATATTTATATAACACTTGTCAAATTCAGAATGTAAAGAGTGGGGTGAAAGAATAAAGAGAAAAATGTGTAAAACGATGCATGAAGTGATGAATTGATATAGACCTAAAATAGTGCAAAAGGTCTCGGTTTGAAATTGAgttgaaaaatgaaaattttgaaaaacattgaATTTCACCACTGTAAACAAATGAACCAAGTTTTGAGAAGATGAAAAAGTTAATtgttgaaaacaaaaaataattctaagctcaaaagaaaaacaattgTTTTAAATTCTAAGTCCAAAGTAGGTCCAATACTTTTGGATATAAGTGGTCCAATCATAAGGTAGACAAGCAAATACCCTAGGTCCACCAAATCTGAGAAGCCTCCAACGAGTctatataacaaaaaattaaattaatgaagTCACTTATCATCTGTCCAAAATAGCCTCATCTCGATCTGCAAGACAAAAATACTAAACTAGAATATTAGcaagattaaaaaatattagatgaATCAATAATGCCCAGTGCTATTCTCAATTTGCAGAACCTCTCTTTTAGCAAAGGTTTAGTGAAAATATCAACTTGTTGATCTTTTGATTTCGCAAATTGAATATCTAAATTCCcattttgcacatgttctcttaTGGGAATGAAATCTAACTTTAATGTGCTTAATTCTTGAGTGCAACACAAgattctttaaaatatttatggcACACAAATTGTCACAAAATATAGGAATATTAGATACATTTAGTTTGTAATCAGCTAACTGAGTTTTCAATCATAATAATTGAGAGCATGAAGAGGCTACAATATACTTAACTTCAGCAGTAGACAATGCCATTGTTGCTTGTTTCTTACTTCAACATACATTGAGTAATTTGTCAAGAAAATAACACATGCCACTGGTGCTTCTTCTATCAACTCTATTCCCTAACAAAATCTGCATCATAATAACCCACTAATTAAAAAGAATCAGTTTTGGGATACCATATACCATAATTAATGGTACTGAGCACATAACGAATGATTCTTTTCATAGTTGATAAGTGAGATTACTTGGGCTTTGATTGAAATCTTGAGCATATACCAACACTTTGAATGATATCAGGCCTTGAAGAATTAAGAAACATTAAGAAACCAATCATTTTCCTATATCTTGTCTCGTCCATATCTCTAGCATGTTCATCTTTGTCTAACTTGATGTTGGGATGCATGGGAGTTCCCATTGGCTTGGCACATTTTAGCCCAAATTTCTTAAAAAGTTTCTTAGCGTATTTTTCTTGATGAACAAAAATACCCTCTACAGTTTGCTTAATTTGCAATCCGA includes:
- the LOC130935108 gene encoding exportin-2, with translation MEWNPQTLQFLSECFLHTLSPAPEPRRHAESSLDEASNRPNYGLAVLRLVAESSIDDQIRQAAAVNFKNHLRGRWSPAPSDDGGAPAVTPILDPEKEQIKSLIVPLMLSATPKIQSQLSEALAVIGKHDFPKSWPALLPELVSNLQKASQASDYTSINGILGTANSIFKKFRFQYKTNDLLLDLKYCLDNFAAPLLEIFLKTASLIDAAASSGGNAATLRPLFESQRLCCRIFFSLNFQELPEFFEDHMKEWMTEFRKYLTTSYPALEGSGNDGVAVVDELRAAVCENINLYMEKNEEEFQGYLNEFALAVWTLLGNVSQSSSRDQLAITAIKFLTTVSTSVHHTLFASEGVVPQICQCIVIPNVRLRDDDEELFEMNYIEFIRRDMEGSDLDTRRRIACELLKGIATHYGDVVRSIVSAQIQNLLSSFAANPAENWKDKDCAIYLVVSLATKKAGTSYVSTDLVDVQSFFESVIVPELQSPDVNGFPMLKAGALKFFTMFRSQISKQIALKFFPDLVRFLASESNVVHSYAASCIEKLLLVKDEVSRPRYTARDINPIFPMLMNNLFSALKLPESEENQYVMKCIMRVLGVADISAEVARVCIEGLAFILGEVCKNPKNPIFNHYLFESVAILVKRASERDPSLVSVFEASLFPRLEIILSNDVTEFFPYTFQLLAQLVELNRPPIPPIYMQIFEILLSPDSWKRAPNVPALVRLLQAFLQKAPNEINQGDRLTKVLGIFDTLIQSSSTSEQGFYVLNTVIESLEYNVIQPYISHVWAALFRELQRRRTVKLIKSLLIFMSLFLIKHGPSNLVETMNLVQPNIFNVILSQFWIPNLKLITGSIELKLTAVASTRLICESPVLLDPAAAESWGKMVDSIVTLLSRPEQDRAEEEPDMPDITENVGYTATFVRLYNAGKKEEDPLKDIRDSREFFVASISRLSALSPGRYPKVINETVDPTNQAALLQLCNSYNLTIV